Part of the Bacillus cereus group sp. RP43 genome is shown below.
TAATAGTTATATTTTAAATACCACGAAGAGGAAGACAATTCCATTGAAATGGATAAATGGTGTATAATGCAGAGTGGCTATAGTGAAGAATAAAAGGTTCTTTTAAAGGTAGCATAATGGAAAAAGAAAGAATACTGAATGAGGTGCAAAAATGGAATATCAATATCCACTTGATTACGATTGGTCAAATGAAGAAATGGTAGCAGTTGTAAAGTTTTATGAAGCGATTGAAAAGGTATATGAAAAAGGGGTTTTGAGAGAAGATTTGATGGAATTATATCGTCGTTTTAAAGAGATTGTGCCATCGAAGGCAGCGGAGAAAAAAATTGATAAAGAATTTCAAGAAGTAAGTGGATATTCTATATATCGTACGATTCAAAGAGCAAAAGAAGTAGCAGAAAAAAAGATTGTAAAAATGTAAAAAGATTTTGAAAATTAAAATACAAAGTGCTATAATGTGATAACAACTAAAAACGGACAATATAAATTGTCCGTTTTCTACTATCGATTACAAAGTGCATATAAAGGAAGGAGTGGTTGCATCGTAGATTCAATCTTAGCAAGGAATTGTTCGTTGGTCATTGCTGAAAACTCCTCTGGTGATATATGAATACCGACTAATAATTCTGCTTTTTTTACAGTAGCTAAACGTTCAATCATCTTTTGTAAGTCTTCCGTTTCAAGCGTTTCATGTAATTTTACACCTGGTTTAGTATGGTCAATGGACCAAACGAAGTCATTTGGAATATTTGTTTTTAAATCATTTAAATGTTCTAAGAAGGCGTGAGCCGTCTCCACTTTTTGTGGACACTCATAGATTAAACCAAAGTATATGAAGGCATGAGTACCCCATAAACCAATTTGGAAGTGTGGTAACATTTTATATCCACGTTTATTTGTTGAAAAAGCAACCCAAGTATCGTTTGGTGGATTGACTTTGCGGCGTGCATGTTTTGCTACATGGTAGAAAAAGTTTTCGTCAGTTTGTTGTGATAAATATGCTGCAAACTGTTCCCCTAAAGCGTCTAGCTTAGGATGAATATTCGTTTTAATTGCGCTCATTCGTTCTTCAAGACCATCAACAGTAAAGACTTCAAAATCAGTTGATGTGAATGTTTGTAGTGTCATGATTGTTCCTCCAACTCCTATTTTGTTTTAATTTTAGCATAGCTTGTACTATTCATAAAAAAAACAGCACAAAAAAATTTAAATAAAAAAATATAATTTTGTTGCATAGATGATTTATCCAACATAGTATAGTATAAAACAAAAAATCAGAAAATTGAATCAATTCTAGTCCGAGGGCAGACGAATATTGGGAGGAGGCAAAAAAATGAGACAGGTGATTAATGCGTTAAAGAGAACAGATGCTGAAAAGAGAATTCCGGTGCTACGTTTGGAGCTAGATTATGAATTAGCAACTTTATATGATGCTATGATGGATAACGACAAACAGAAAAAAGAAGAGTGCGTACAAAAATTAGAAGTGTTAAGACTTGAAATGATCCGTTTAGAAGCGTAATAATAGTATATGTATAAATAATTAGTTGGTGCGAACCTTATAAAGGGTTCGTTTTTTCTGTGAACAGTATAGATCGGAGTGTTTAAACATGCAAGAAGTATGGAAAGACATCGATACACACGCGAAACAGTGGATTAGAGAAGCCGGAGAACATTTAATGGCGTCACTGAAAAAAACACTTATTATAGAAACAAAGTCAAATGCAGCTGATCTAGTAACAAACATGGACCGAGAAACGGAGCAGTTTTTAATTGGGAAAATTAAAGAAACATTCCCGGCTCATAATATTTTAGGAGAAGAAGGATACGGAGATGAGGTTACCTCTTCTAATGGGGTTGTTTGGTTAATTGATCCAATTGACGGCACGATGAACTTTGTTCACCAAAAAAGGAATTTCGCAATCTCAATCGGGATTTATGAGAACGGTATCGGAAAGATTGGTCTTATTTATGATCCAGTTCATGGCGAACTATATCATGCGGTAAAGGGAGAAGGAGCTTTTTGCAATGATTTAGCCATTCCCATGTTGGAAAAAGGAACGGTAGAGCATGGAATTATAGCTTTGAATGCGATATGGCTTACTAATAATCCATTGCTTAATATGGAAAAAATGATGATGCTCGTTAAGAAGGCGAGAGGTACGAGGTCATATGGTTGTGCAGCGTTAGAAATGGTATATGTTGCAACGGGAAGATTAGATGCATATGTAACACCGCGCTTATCGCCATGGGACTTTGGCGGGGGACAGATTATTGTAGAAGAAGTTGGCGGTAAAGTGACAACGTTCTTGGGAACGCCTCTGTCTATTGTAGAGAAAAGCAGTGTGTTAGTTGCAAAACCAGGAGTATACGAAGAATTATTACCATTTGTATCGCAATAATGAAAAAAAGTAAGAGGCATAAAGAAGCTTCTTACTTTTTAATGTTATTGCGATTTACGCATTTTTCTTTTTGTTACAAAACCGTATCCAACTGTAACAAATGTGCCGATAATGCAAATAATAATGCCGATGGGACTATTTTCAGCAATCATAATTCCGATACCAATTAAGAAGATAACACCGATGATTGCTGTTAATAAAAAGCGATATTGAATGTGTTCCATTTCTTCACCCTCCAATTTCATTTTACTTTCACAAAAGTAAGAATACAACTATATTTTCATTCTTGATTTTATTTTGATTGCCATTGTATCCCCTTCGCTCTTATAATAGAGAAGGATTAAAAAGACATTAGGAGTTGGACATGTTGAAAAAACGACAAGATTTACGAAATATAGCAATTATTGCCCACGTTGACCATGGTAAAACAACACTTGTTGACCAGTTATTACGTCAAGCGGGGACGTTCCGTGCGAATGAACATATTGAAGAACGCGCAATGGACTCAAATGATCTAGAAAGAGAACGTGGTATTACAATTTTAGCGAAGAATACTGCGATTCACTATGAAGATAAAAGAATTAACATTTTAGATACACCTGGTCACGCTGACTTCGGTGGAGAAGTAGAACGTATCATGAAAATGGTTGATGGTGTTCTACTTGTTGTTGATGCATATGAAGGTTGTATGCCACAAACACGATTTGTTTTAAAGAAAGCTCTTGAGCAAAACTTAACTCCAATCGTTGTTGTAAACAAAATTGACCGTGACTTCGCTCGCCCTGATGAAGTAGTTGATGAAGTAGTTGACTTATTCATCGAACTTGGTGCAAACGAAGATCAATTAGAGTTCCCAGTTGTATTTGCATCAGCAATGAACGGAACAGCAAGCTTAGATTCAAATCCAGCAAATCAAGAAGAGAATATGAAATCATTGTTTGACACAATTATTGAACATATTCCAGCACCAGTTGATAACAGTGAAGAGCCACTTCAATTCCAAGTAGCACTTCTTGATTACAATGACTATGTTGGTCGTATCGGGGTTGGACGCGTATTCCGCGGTACAATGAAAGTAGGACAACAAGTTGCATTAATGAAAGTTGACGGAAGTGTAAAACAATTCCGTGTAACTAAATTATTTGGTTACATTGGATTAAAACGTCAAGAAATTGAAGAAGCAAAAGCTGGAGATTTAGTAGCTGTTTCAGGTATGGAAGACATTAACGTAGGTGAAACGGTATGTCCGGTTGAGCATGAAGAGGCTTTACCATTATTACGTATTGATGAGCCAACGCTACAAATGACATTCCTTGTAAATAACAGCCCATTTGCAGGTCGTGAAGGTAAATTCATTACATCTCGTAAAATTGAAGAGCGTCTTCGTTCACAATTAGAAACAGATGTAAGTTTACGTGTAGATAATACAGATTCTCCTGATGCATGGATCGTATCTGGACGCGGGGAATTACATTTATCTATCTTAATTGAAAACATGCGTCGTGAAGGTTATGAACTACAAGTATCTAAGCCTGAAGTAATTATCAAAGATGTCGATGGCGTAAGAAGTGAGCCTGTAGAGCGCGTACAAATCGATGTGCCTGAAGAATACACTGGTTCTATTATGGAATCAATGGGTGCACGTAAAGGTGAAATGTTAGACATGGTGAATAACGGAAACGGTCAAGTTCGCCTTACTTTCATGGTTCCAGCACGTGGTTTAATTGGTTACACAACAGAATTCCTAACATTAACTCGTGGTTACGGTATTTTAAACCACACATTTGATTGCTACCAACCAGTACATGCTGGACAAGTGGGTGGACGTCGTCAAGGTGTTCTAGTTTCACTTGAAGCAGGAAAAGCATCACAATACGGTATTATGCAAGTTGAAGATCGCGGTGTAATCTTCGTTGAACCAGGTACAGAAGTATATGCTGGTATGATCGTTGGAGAACATACACGTGAGAACGATTTAACAGTTAACGTTGTAAAAATGAAACAACAAACTAACATTCGTTCTGCGACGAAAGATCAAACTTCAACAATGAAAAAACCACGCTTAATGACTTTAGAAGAGTCATTAGAGTACTTAAACGATGACGAGTTCTGTGAAGTAACTCCAGAATCAATTCGTCTACGTAAAAAGATTCTTGATAAGAGTGAGCGCGAAAGAGCTGCTAAGAAAAAGAAATCTGTTGAAGCATAAAATAATAGAAAAGCTACCTTTATGAAAGGTAGCTTTTTTTTTGTTTTATGTTTATTTTTTAGAATATTTACTCTTTTTTGTGGACAGTATTTTTTTTGCGAGTTACTCTTGTATTAAGTACATAAAGAGAATTTGTTTCATGAGAAGAGGTGAAAGATAGTGTTAGAAAGAATGTCATTTTTCGCGAAGCTTTGTAAAGTTGATGAAAATCCAGAGTTAGGGATGTGGTTGCTTTATGGAACAATAATTTTATTAAGCGCACTTGTATATAATTTAGGATTTGCAAGGAAGCTATCGGTACTAAAAAATATAGTGATATATACATCTTTAGCAATTGGATGCACGGTATTAACTTTTTTTGCAGTTTTTTTACCCGTTGGAGAGGGGCTCGTTGTAGCGGCAATTGTACTTGGAATTTATAGACTGCGTTTACGTCAAGCTAAACAACAAAAAACAGGGTGAAAAAGGAGGGGCTTTCATGCGCTCAGTACAAGATGCACTATATAATTGGTTAACAATTAAAACGGTTGCGGAAGCACGTCCAGATGATAGCGCTGCACAAGAAACGTATGTATTATTTCAAAATATAATATATGAAGAGCATAAATTACGAAATGTAGAAGTTGAAAAGAAAGAAGAAATGTATTTGATTACATATGAAATTGATGGAGAAATAAGGTGTGCAAGATTTCCGGTAGAAGCCATTGATTGTTTTTTGGATCAGATGAATCGTGAACCAGAAAAATACAAATAAGTCCTTATCTATATGATTAAGGACTTATTTCCGGTTTACCAATCGTCTTCTACTTTTTTATCACGATATAATCGGAAATTACCACTCGCATGGCGTTCCATAGTACGCTCTGCAATTCGTTCCGTACATTCCATGCACATATATGTATGAATAGGGCGATTACGCAGTTTTTTTGCCATAGGATTTTCGTCATCTAACATATCTTTTTTATCACAAATCATACATTTGACTCTCATTTCGTCACCTCAATACGAATTCTATCAGTATAAGTATATCATGGAAGTATAATGTTTTTGAATAATAGCGGGAAAAAATAATATTTTCGCAATTCGAAAAATAGGTTATGATAAGGATATATAAAGAATATTTGGAGGTGGGAATATGGCGAATGTAGTTGAGCCTACATTGACAGATGATTTAGTACAATCTTTGCGTAAAGAGTGTATCGTTATGATAGCAACAACAGATTTTGAAAAACAAACCCCTAACGTAAGTGCT
Proteins encoded:
- a CDS encoding DUF1054 domain-containing protein, encoding MTLQTFTSTDFEVFTVDGLEERMSAIKTNIHPKLDALGEQFAAYLSQQTDENFFYHVAKHARRKVNPPNDTWVAFSTNKRGYKMLPHFQIGLWGTHAFIYFGLIYECPQKVETAHAFLEHLNDLKTNIPNDFVWSIDHTKPGVKLHETLETEDLQKMIERLATVKKAELLVGIHISPEEFSAMTNEQFLAKIESTMQPLLPLYALCNR
- the typA gene encoding translational GTPase TypA, translating into MLKKRQDLRNIAIIAHVDHGKTTLVDQLLRQAGTFRANEHIEERAMDSNDLERERGITILAKNTAIHYEDKRINILDTPGHADFGGEVERIMKMVDGVLLVVDAYEGCMPQTRFVLKKALEQNLTPIVVVNKIDRDFARPDEVVDEVVDLFIELGANEDQLEFPVVFASAMNGTASLDSNPANQEENMKSLFDTIIEHIPAPVDNSEEPLQFQVALLDYNDYVGRIGVGRVFRGTMKVGQQVALMKVDGSVKQFRVTKLFGYIGLKRQEIEEAKAGDLVAVSGMEDINVGETVCPVEHEEALPLLRIDEPTLQMTFLVNNSPFAGREGKFITSRKIEERLRSQLETDVSLRVDNTDSPDAWIVSGRGELHLSILIENMRREGYELQVSKPEVIIKDVDGVRSEPVERVQIDVPEEYTGSIMESMGARKGEMLDMVNNGNGQVRLTFMVPARGLIGYTTEFLTLTRGYGILNHTFDCYQPVHAGQVGGRRQGVLVSLEAGKASQYGIMQVEDRGVIFVEPGTEVYAGMIVGEHTRENDLTVNVVKMKQQTNIRSATKDQTSTMKKPRLMTLEESLEYLNDDEFCEVTPESIRLRKKILDKSERERAAKKKKSVEA
- a CDS encoding DUF5325 family protein, giving the protein MEHIQYRFLLTAIIGVIFLIGIGIMIAENSPIGIIICIIGTFVTVGYGFVTKRKMRKSQ
- a CDS encoding YlaH-like family protein yields the protein MLERMSFFAKLCKVDENPELGMWLLYGTIILLSALVYNLGFARKLSVLKNIVIYTSLAIGCTVLTFFAVFLPVGEGLVVAAIVLGIYRLRLRQAKQQKTG
- a CDS encoding inositol monophosphatase family protein; translated protein: MQEVWKDIDTHAKQWIREAGEHLMASLKKTLIIETKSNAADLVTNMDRETEQFLIGKIKETFPAHNILGEEGYGDEVTSSNGVVWLIDPIDGTMNFVHQKRNFAISIGIYENGIGKIGLIYDPVHGELYHAVKGEGAFCNDLAIPMLEKGTVEHGIIALNAIWLTNNPLLNMEKMMMLVKKARGTRSYGCAALEMVYVATGRLDAYVTPRLSPWDFGGGQIIVEEVGGKVTTFLGTPLSIVEKSSVLVAKPGVYEELLPFVSQ
- a CDS encoding YlaI family protein, with translation MRVKCMICDKKDMLDDENPMAKKLRNRPIHTYMCMECTERIAERTMERHASGNFRLYRDKKVEDDW
- a CDS encoding UPF0223 family protein, with the protein product MEYQYPLDYDWSNEEMVAVVKFYEAIEKVYEKGVLREDLMELYRRFKEIVPSKAAEKKIDKEFQEVSGYSIYRTIQRAKEVAEKKIVKM